In Mucilaginibacter celer, one DNA window encodes the following:
- a CDS encoding YraN family protein translates to MAKHLQLGRDGEVLAKAHLEKNGYEILDENWTFGKAEIDIIAYKHKVIIFTEVKTRTGNSFGEPEDFVDNRKQRLLADAADEYIYLMNHQGEVRFDIIAILFDKTGNYILNHIEDAFWPSAT, encoded by the coding sequence ATGGCCAAACACCTGCAATTGGGCCGCGATGGCGAAGTACTGGCAAAAGCCCACCTCGAAAAAAACGGCTACGAAATTCTTGACGAGAACTGGACTTTTGGAAAAGCCGAGATAGATATCATTGCTTATAAACACAAGGTTATTATATTTACCGAAGTAAAAACCCGTACAGGCAACAGCTTTGGCGAACCCGAGGATTTTGTTGATAACCGCAAGCAAAGGCTGCTGGCCGATGCCGCCGATGAATACATTTACCTCATGAACCATCAGGGCGAAGTGCGCTTTGATATCATTGCTATTTTGTTTGATAAAACGGGCAATTACATACTAAACCATATTGAAGATGCGTTTTGGCCTTCGGCCACATAA